The DNA segment GCCCTGATGCTGATATGCTTTTTGTTTCAGTCATTTCCACCATCACAAAAACCGTGGAACAAGAAAGGAACACGCCTCCGTTTCTGTTGATGATTCAAGTCGATAGATAGGTCTTGCGAAATGAGAACAAAAAGTGTACATAGCTTTCAACGGCAGCTTCATTGCCTCGGCAGGCTCCATAACCTAAAGGTGGATCACATGGCACAAAACTCTTTGCGGCTTGTAGAGGACAAATCGGTGGATAAAAGCAAGGCACTTGAAGCGGCACTCTCCCAGATCGAACGCTCGTTCGGCAAGGGATCGATCATGAAGCTCGGTGGAAAAGACAGCATTGTCGAAATCGAAACCGTTTCGACGGGATCGCTCAGCCTCGATATCGCGCTGGGAATCGGTGGATTGCCCAAGGGGCGCGTGATCGAAATCTATGGACCGGAAAGCTCCGGCAAGACGACGCTGGCGTTGCAGACCATTGCCGAAGCCCAGAAGAAGGGTGGCATCTGCGCCTTCGTCGATGCGGAACATGCGCTGGATCCGGTCTATGCCCGCAAGCTCGGCGTCGATCTTGAAAATCTCCTGATCTCGCAGCCGGACACCGGCGAGCAGGCTCTGGAAATCACCGATACGCTGGTGCGCTCCGGCGCCATCGACGTTCTCGTCATCGATTCGGTCGCAGCCCTGGTGCCACGCGCTGAAATCGAGGGCGAAATGGGCGACAGCCTTCCCGGCCTCCAGGCCCGCCTGATGAGCCAGGCGCTGCGCAAGCTGACCGCGTCGATCTCCAAGTCGAACTGCATGGTCATCTTCATCAACCAGATCCGCATGAAGATCGGCGTCATGTTCGGTTCGCCGGAAACGACGACAGGCGGCAACGCCCTGAAATTCTACGCCTCCGTCCGCCTCGACATCCGCCGCATCGGTGCCGTCAAGGAACGCGAAGAGGTCATTGGCAACCAGACGCGCGTCAAGGTCGTCAAGAACAAGATGGCACCGCCCTTCAAGCAGGTCGAGTTCGACATCATGTATGGCGAGGGCGTCTCCAAGACCGGCGAACTGGTCGATCTCGGCGTCAAGGCCGGGATTGTCGAGAAGTCGGGCGCCTGGTTCTCCTATAACAGCCAGCGCCTTGGCCAGGGCCGCGAGAATGCCAAGTCATTCCTGCGCGATAATCCCGATACGGCCAAGGAAATCGAACTGTCGCTGCGCCAGAATGCCGGCCTGATTGCTGAAAAGTTCCTGGAAAACGGCGGCCCGGAAGCCCAGGATGACGAAGACGATGCCGCTTTGGCGTAAGATCCTCTGATTTTCGACCTGATGTCTGCCGGCCGCTCCCACCAGAGCGGCCGGTTTTCTTTTGCCGTCTGGACAGGGATTGGCCCGGACGATAAAAGCCTGTGTTCCAATGGGGCGGCGAAGGATCGGCGGATGTCCGGTGGTCCGCGATTTTCAAAAGTTTTCCGGTTCGCGGTTTAGCCAAGCAGGCTGCGGACGGTCCGATGCAAGAGATAAGGGCGCAATATGAGCGGCGTGAATGAAATCCGGTCGACGTTCCTCGACTACTTCAAGAAGAACGGCCATGAGGTTGTGTCGTCGAGCCCGCTGGTTCCGCGCAACGACCCGACCCTGATGTTCACCAATGCCGGCATGGTGCAGTTCAAGAATGTTTTTACAGGCCTTGAGCAGCGGCCTTATTCGACGGCTGCGACCGCGCAGAAATGTGTGCGCGCCGGCGGCAAGCACAATGACCTCGATAATGTCGGTTACACCGCGCGCCATCATACCTTCTTCGAAATGCTCGGCAATTTCTCCTTTGGCGACTATTTCAAGGAGCGGGCGATCGAGCTTGCCTGGAACCTGATCACCAAGGATTTCGGCATCGATGCCAAGCGCCTGCTGGTCACCGTCTATCACACCGATGACGAGGCCTTTGGCCTGTGGAAGAAGATCGCCGGCCTGTCTGACGACCGGATCATCCGCATCCCGACCTCTGACAATTTCTGGGCGATGGGCGATACCGGCCCGTGCGGTCCTTGCTCGGAAATCTTCTACGATCACGGCGATCACATCTGGGGCGGACCTCCCGGCTCCAAGGACGAAGACGGTGACCGGTTCATCGAGATCTGGAACCTCGTCTTCATGCAGTATGAGCAGATCACCAAGGAAGAACGCGTCGACCTGCCGCGTCCTTCGATCGATACCGGCATGGGCCTCGAGCGCGTCGCGGCTCTGCTGCAGGGCAAGCATGACAATTATGATATCGACCTGTTTCGCGCCCTAATCGCAGCCTCGGAAGAGGCAACCGGCGTCAAGGCCGAAGGCGACCGCCGCGCCAGCCACCGCGTCATTGCCGACCATCTGCGCGCATCCGCCTTTCTAATCGCTGATGGCGTCCTGCCGTCGAACGAAGGCCGCGGCTATGTGCTGCGCCGCATCATGCGCCGTGCCATGCGCCACGCGCAGCTGCTCGGCGCTCGCGATCCGCTGATGTGGCGGCTGTTGCCGGCCCTGATTGGCCAGATGGGCCGCGCCTATCCGGAACTCATCCGGGCGGAATCGCTGATTTCGGAAACCCTGAAGCTGGAAGAAACCCGTTTCCGCAAGACGCTGGAACGTGGCCTCGGCCTCCTGTCGGACGCAACGACCGATCTCGTCGAGGGCGATCAGCTGAACGGCGACACCGCGTTCAAGCTCTATGATACGTTTGGTTTTCCGCTCGACCTAACGCAGGACGCGTTGCGTGCCCGCGGCATCGGCGTCGATACCGACGCGTTTTCGGCCGCCATGCAGCGCCAGAAGGCGGAAGCCCGCGCGTCCTGGTCCGGTTCCGGCGACAAGGCGACGGAAACCATCTGGTACGAGCTCAAGGACAAGCTCGGTGCCACCGAATTCCTCGGCTACGACACGGAGACCGCCGAAGGCGTCGTGCAGGCGATCGTGCGCGACGGCAAGGCGCTGGAAAGCGCATCGAAGGGCGAGACCGTGCAGCTGGTGCTGAACCAGACGCCGTTTTACGGCGAATCCGGCGGCCAGATGGGCGATACCGGCGTCATCTCCACCGATCATGCCAAGCTGACGGTGACCGACGTGCAAAAGCGCGGCGAGGGGTTGTTCGTGCATTCCTGCATCGTTGACGATGGCACGGTCAAGCTCGGCGATACGGCCGCACTCACCGTCGATCACGCCCGCCGCTCGCGCCTGCGCGCCAACCATTCCGCCACCCATCTGCTGCATGAGGCGCTGCGTGAGGTGCTCGGAACCCATGTGGCCCAGAAGGGTTCGCTGGTTGCGCCCGAGCGCCTGCGGTTCGACGTGTCGCATCCCAAGCCCATGTCGGCTGAGGAGTTGAAGATCGTCGAGGACATGGCCAATGAGATCATCGTTCAGAACAGCCCGGTGACGACGCGGCTGATGAGCGTCGATGACGCGATTGCCGAGGGCGCGATGGCGCTGTTCGGCGAGAAATATGGCGATGAGGTGCGCGTCGTGTCGATGGGGCAGGGCATCCATGGCGCCAAGGCCAACCGGCCCTATTCGGTCGAGCTGTGCGGCGGCACCCATGTCGGCGCAACCGGCGAGATCGGCCTCGTGCGCATTGTCGGCGAAAGTGCCGTTGGTGCCGGCGTCCGCCGTTTGGAAGCGCTGACCGGCGTTTCGGCGCTTGCCTATCTCAACGAGCAGGACGAGCGGGTCAAGACGCTGGCCACGACCTTGAAGGTTCAGCCGGCCGAGGTTTTGACCCGTGTCGAGGCGCTTGTGGACGAGCGCCGCAAGCTGGAGCGCGAGTTGAATGAGGCCAAGAAAAAGCTGGCGCTCGGTGGCGGCGATGCCGGTGGTGCGGCCGATCAGGTCCAGGAAATCGGCGGCGTGAAATTCCTCGGCAAGGTGGTCACCGGCGTCGAGCCGAAGGACTTGAAGAGTTTGGCTGATGACGGCAAGACCAGCCTCGGCTCCGGCGTCGTCACCTTCGTCGGCGTTTCCGAAGACGGCAAGGCGAGCGCCGTGGTTGCGGTGACCGACGACCTGACCGCGCGGTTCAGCGCTGTCGATCTGGTGCGCATTGCGTCAGCCGCTCTCGGCGGCAAGGGCGGCGGCGGCCGTGCCGACATGGCGCAGGCCGGCGGTCCGGATGGCGCAAAGGCCGCGCAAGCCATCGAAGCCGTCGGTGCAGCACTGGCCGGTTGATTCCGGCTGGCATCGCAATGTGATCTTTGAAAACCGGGCTGAAATGTCCGGTTTTTTTGTGTTCGATAGCTTTTTCCCGTGTTGAAATCGGCGCGGCCAAGTCCGCAGGATTTGTCAAATCCGGATGTGGTTCTGTCTGGTTGTTCGGATTGCGAGAGGTACGGCATGAAGGAGGCAAGCATCTGGGCCGCGTATGAGCAGCGTCTGCAGCGCGTATCGGCCTATATCTACGATCATCTGGATGAAGAGCTCGATCTTGACCGGCTTGCGGACATTGCCTGTCTGTCGCCGCATCACTGGCACCGGATTTACCGGGCCGTGCACGGCGAGACGCTGGCGGCGACCGTCAAGCGGTTGCGGCTGCACCGGGCGGCGGGTGATCTGGTGCGCACCACTCTTTCTGTCGATGTAATCGCAAGGCGGGCCGGTTATCCCAATCTCCAATCCTTTACCAGGATTTTCAAATCGGTGTTCGGCATGCCGCCGGCCCGTTACCGGAGAGAGGGGAGCCATACGGTCTTTCAATCGCCAAATGGCAAAGGATTTGACGCCATGTATTCTGTTACGACGAAAACGATTGCCCCGCGCGCGCTGGCCGGGGTCAGCCATACCGGCTCCTATATGGGCATAGGCCTGGCTTTCGAAACGCTTGGCGGCACGCTGCAGGCGCGCGGGCTCTATAGGCCAGAGATGAGGATGGTCGGCCTCTATCTGGATGATCCGGATCTGGTGCCGGAGGACAAGCTGCGGTCGTTCGCCTGTGTGACGGAGGGCCAGCATGTGTCGGCAGACGCGCCGCTGGTCCATCAGCATCTGGATGGCGGAGAATATGCGGTCCTGCGTCACAAGGGGCCTTACGCCGATATGCACAAAGCCTATCAATGGCTCTATGGCGAATGGCTGCCGAAGTCGGGCCGGGACGTGCGCGATAGCGTGATGTTCGAGGAATATATCAATAACCCGCGCGAGGCCGCGCCGACAGAGCTGTTGACGGACATTTATCTGCCGTTGAAATAGCGGCTGAACGGACCCCGCAGTGCAATCGCGACGCCGGGTTCGTTGTTGTTATGAGCTGGCTAAGGAAGTTTTAACGGACGCGGCGCCGAGACTAGTTTTCCAGCACGCCCCAATACACCAGCCCCTCCAACACACCATCGGCGATCAGGCCTTGAGCGCCGTAGATGTCCGGCCGGTCCTCGGCAATCGCCTTCAATTCGGGAAGAGCATTGGCAACAACAATGCCGCGCACGCCCGGCAGTTCGAACATGCTGCGATCATTGTTGGTATCGCCAGCCACCACGACATCGTCATGGGACAGGCCGAGCTGGCGGCAGAGCCATGTCAGGGCTGCCCCCTTGTCGACACCGTCTGGGAGGATGTCGAGATCGCGGTTGCTGGAATAGACAAGGCGTGCGGCAATACCCGCGCTTGCCAGCCGTTCCTCTATCCCGGCCAGGGTGACCGTGTCGGCATCGCGCAGATACCAGCTGGATTTCTGCGCATGCTGGTAGACGTCCGGTTGGACGGCGAGGCCGGGAATGCCGGCCAGGGCCTTGGCAATTCTACTGCGGTCGAAACCGGCGCCGATGGAGCTGGAATAGGCGGCGCCGTGGGAGGGTTCTTTTTCATTGTCGAGCATGGTGCCGACGCCGCCGATATAGATATCTGGTCTCGGGAGAGCCGTGGTCGCGATAAAGGCCTTCTGGTCCTCGATCAGGCGGCCGCTGTTGAGGACCAGAAGTGGGCGTACGTCCGGGCGTAGGCTTTGCCAAGCCGCGCTAAACCGCGCCTCCGCGTCTCTGTGTCCTGCCAGCGTGCCATCGATATCGCTGCAGAACAGCCGGACGCGCCTCAATCTCCGTCCGTCCATGGTTCGGCCCATTCGTTGTCATCCATCGCCTGCGGCATCGGCCGTCCTTCAACAACGCCGATGAGTTGCTGCGCGATGCCGGTCCAGGTGAAAAGGCTGCGCGCCTTGTGCGCGCCCATGCGCGACAGGCGGCCATAGAGCCGCTCGTGTTTCAGCGGCTTCATCATGGTGATGCCGAGATCATATTTGTCGAAGGGATCGGCAAACAGCGCGTGGCGGCCATAGCTGACGGCACGGAAAAGGCCGCCATGAACCGTGATGATGGTTGGGGTGCCGCTGGCCATGGCCTCAATAGCGGTCATGCCGAACGGCTCATAGCGGCTGGACAGTACGAAAATATCGGCGGCGCGGTAGAAGTCGGGCAGATCGTCGTCGGCCACGAAGCCGGAAAATATCACCTTGCCGTTCAGCCCGAGGGCCTCAACGCGCTGTTTCAGCTCATCGAGAATGCCCGCTTCCTGCGGGTCCATGTTTTCGCCGCCGACTGCCAGATGCAGCCGCGCCTCCGGCTCGCGCTCGGCCAGAACCGAAAAACCGTCGATCAGCAGATCATAGCCCTTGTTGGTGGCAAGCCGGCCCATCGCCATCACCACCTTGCCCTCGAAACCGAAGCGCTGGCGGGCCATTTCGCGCGTTGCCCGCGATACCGGGAAGAAGCGGTTGTCGTCATAGCCGGGCGGGATCATGTGCACCCGGTCGCGCGGCAGATTGTAGTCGTTGACGAGCATTTCCACCTGGATCGGCGTCGTGGCAATGACCATGCTGCAGGAGCGGTAGATGATCAGTTCATGCTTGATGCGTTCGGAAAAGTTGAACTCCTTGTCGAATTCGGCGGCCTTGTCCGGATAATCCGTTTCCATCTGGCTCTTCTTCCACATGCCCAGCGAATGCGGCGTGTGGATATGGGTGACGGCCAGGGCTTCCGACAGGCGCTGTCCGGCAATACCGGCATCCCAGTAGTGGCTGTTGATCAGCGTATAGGTGAAATTGTTCTTGCGGATGAAGCGCACAGCGTTTTCGCACCATTCCATCAGATGCTTGTAGAGATATTCCTTGGGAATGAAGTCATCGCCGCCACAGGGGATGCGGATGACGCGGACGCGGTCATCGACTTCGTCGAACTCCGGCTGATCCTCGAACCGCCGTGTATAGATATCGACCTGATGGCCGAGAAGGGCGAGCTTGCGGGCAAGTTCGATGACGTAAACGACCTGGCCACCGGTATCGGCGGCACCGAGCGGTGGTTCGGCCGCAACATATCCATGCGTCGACACCAGCGCGATGCGGGGAAGGTGGCTCTTATCGGGGGAACTGGTCATGCGATCACAATTCTTTTGGAAGGAGGGTGCGTGCAGTGCAGCATGCGAAAGGGTTCACTTCGCGAACGGTCGGGCGCCGGAAAGGTTCCAATAATTCTGCCCAGGATTGTGTTTTGCGCCGTGTTCCACACTTGAAAATCCGGACGAGATAGGCCTTCATCCTTTGGAAATTCAATTGCGGGTTTAGGTGAAGGGCCTGACATGTATTTAAGGGAGAATGCGATGACGCAGACTGCAATCGTGGTTCACCGATCGAAGTCAAAAATGATCCGCCTGTTTCTCGGCGCGCTGGTATTCGTTGCGCTGGGCGCTCTCATTACGAAAGTCATTTATGACGAACAGGGCGCCGGCGCTTTCCGCGTCTTCATCGGCCTTTTCACCATGCTGTTCTTCGGTGTGTTCGCCATTGCCGGGCTGGTCAAACTTCTCGACAAGCGGCCGGCGCTAGAGTTTTTAAACGAAGGTCTTCTTGCCCGCGATATCTCCGCCACTCCGATCCGCTGGGAGGATATCGAAGCGGCGCGGCTGCTCACCTATCGCCAGCGACCCGTTATCGAACTGATGCTGTCGCCGCTGGCCGAGCAAACACTGCCGTTTACCAAAACGGTGCGGTTTACGCGCGAGAGCAATCGCGGGCTGGGTTTTCAAGGTGTTTGCCTGAACGCGGCCGAATTGGATATCCCGCCGGACACACTCATCGAGATGATCGCCGAATGGGCGCTGCGGGCTCAGCCTGCCGTCACAGCCCGTCCCGGGCAGCCATAAAAAAAGACCCGGCGCTGTGGCCGGGTCTTCATATCAGTCACAAAGGCTGAATTAAGCAGCCATTGCCTTCTTCAGGTTCTCGTCGATCTTGTCGAGGAAGCCGGTGGTGGAGAGCCAGGGCTGGTCGGGGCCGATCAGCAGCGCCAGGTCCTTGGTCATGAAGCCGGCCTCGACGGTATCGACGCAGACCTTTTCCAGCGTGTCGGCAAAGCGTGCCAGCTCGGCATTGCTGTCGAGCTTGGCGCGGTGGGCAAGGCCACGGGTCCAGGCGAAGATCGAGGCGATCGAGTTGGTCGAGGTTTCCTCGCCCTTCTGGTGCTGGCGGTAGTGACGCGTCACCGTGCCGTGGGCGGCTTCGGCTTCGACCGTCTGGCCATCCGGCGTCATAAGGACGGAGGTCATCAGGCCAAGCGACCCAAACCCTTGCGCGACGATATCGGACTGGACGTCGCCGTCATAGTTCTTGCAGGCCCAGACATAACCGCCCGACCATTTCAGCGCCGAGGCGACCATGTCGTCGATCAGGCGGTGTTCGTACCAGATCTTGGCTTCCTTGAACTTGTCGGCAAATTCGGCGTCGAAGACCTGCTGGAAGATATCCTTGAAGCGGCCGTCATAGATCTTGAGGATGGTGTTCTTGGTCGACAGATAGACGGGAACGCCGCGCTGCAGGCCGTAGTTCAGCGAGGCGCGGGCGAAATCGGTGATGGATTCGTCGAGATTGTACATGCCCATGGCAACGCCGGCGGCCGGTGCGTCATAGACTTCATGCTCGATTTCGGTGCCATCCTCGCCGACGAACTTCATCGACAGCTTGCCCTTGCCGGGGAACTTGAAATCGGTGGCGCGGTACTGGTCGCCGAAGGCATGACGGCCGACGATGATCGGCTTGGTCCAGCCGGGAACGAGGCGCGGCACGTTCTTGCAGATGATCGGCTCGCGGAAGATGACGCCGCCCAGGATGTTGCGGATCGTGCCGTTCGGCGATTTCCACATCTTCTTCAGGCCGAATTCCTCGACGCGCTGCTCGTCTGGCGTGATGGTGGCGCATTTGACGCCGACGCCGTGCTTCTTGATCGCGTTGGCGCTATCGATCGTCACCTGATCGTTGGTCGCATCGCGGTTTTCCATGCCAAGGTCATAATATTCCAGATCGATATCCAGATAGGGATGGATCAGCTTTTCCTTGATGAACTGCCAGATGATGCGGGTCATCTCATCGCCGTCGAGCTCGACGACCGGATTGGCGACCTTGATCTTTGTCATGTTGCAAACCTCTGCTTGGGGGGTGGATGGAGAAGGGTTTGCGCCCCTATAGCATCCAGTTCACCACAGGCAAAGGTATACACGCGCGATTTGGCAGGTGTTTCCTGCTGATTGCAGAACCGGCGTTCAATGACCCCGCACAACGCGCGGGAAATCCGCCGCAGATGCCTATGCTGAGCGTTTGTCCTTACACACAAACGCGATCCGGCCTCGCTTCACGCATTGAAAATGGTTATGAGCAGCCGCATTGTTTGGCGGTGGCTGACCGGCCGCGCCTTTGAAACCGGGGATGGTCGATGAAACGGTTCATGCTTGTTGTTCTTGCCTGTGCGGCTTTTTCGACCGCGCAGGCCGCCGATCCGTCAGCCCCCGTCAACGAGATCATGCAGGAGGCGGTGAAGGGCTGGGCGGAGGAGGCGCAGGCGGGCGAAGACTATTTTTCGCCTGCACGGCTTGGCCGCATTTACAGCGAGGATTTCGCCAAGGCCTACCGCGAGGCGGCCAAATTTCCAGCCTATGAGGAAGGCGGTTCGCCCTTCGATTATGATGTGATCGTCAGCGGTCAGGACAGCTGCTCGATCAAGGATCTATCCGTGACACCAGGTGCGCCCGCCGACGGCAAGAGCGATGTGACCGTCACCTTCGACAATACCCATTGTTTTGGCGAGCGCCCTGCGGACTGGAAACCGAGCGAACTGCATTTCATCGTGATCGAGGAAGGCGGCAAGCCTGTCATCGACGATATCGTGCGCGCGGGGGATGCGGGCTCGCTCAAAAGCGAGTTGCAGGCGATTGCCAGCCAGGGTGCCAGCGATCCACAATAGTGCATTGCGGTCTGCGGCTTTCAAAATAAGCGCATCTGTGCGAGGAAGCGGCGAAACCGAGACATAGAGAACAGAGACGAAAGTACCGGCATGGCAGGAACCAATAGCGAGCGCGTGCTTCTCACCGAAGGCCCGGCGATCATTCTGGTGCATCCGCAGCTTGGCGAGAATATCGGCATGGTGGCGCGGGCCATGGCCAATTTCGGCCTGTCCGAGCTGCGGCTGGTCAGCCCGCGCGATGGCTGGCCGAGCGAAAAGGCCCGCTCTGCCGCAAGCCGCGCCGATCACGTCATCGATGCCGTCAAGGTCTACGAGACGGTGCCGGAAGCGATTGCCGACCTCAACTTCGTCTATGCGACGACGGCGCGTGACCGCTATGGCTACAAGCCGGTGCGTTCGCCGCTGGTGGCCGCCGAAACGTTGCGCCAGCGCTTCACGTTGGGGGAGGCGACCGGCATCCT comes from the Pararhizobium qamdonense genome and includes:
- the recA gene encoding recombinase RecA is translated as MAQNSLRLVEDKSVDKSKALEAALSQIERSFGKGSIMKLGGKDSIVEIETVSTGSLSLDIALGIGGLPKGRVIEIYGPESSGKTTLALQTIAEAQKKGGICAFVDAEHALDPVYARKLGVDLENLLISQPDTGEQALEITDTLVRSGAIDVLVIDSVAALVPRAEIEGEMGDSLPGLQARLMSQALRKLTASISKSNCMVIFINQIRMKIGVMFGSPETTTGGNALKFYASVRLDIRRIGAVKEREEVIGNQTRVKVVKNKMAPPFKQVEFDIMYGEGVSKTGELVDLGVKAGIVEKSGAWFSYNSQRLGQGRENAKSFLRDNPDTAKEIELSLRQNAGLIAEKFLENGGPEAQDDEDDAALA
- the alaS gene encoding alanine--tRNA ligase gives rise to the protein MSGVNEIRSTFLDYFKKNGHEVVSSSPLVPRNDPTLMFTNAGMVQFKNVFTGLEQRPYSTAATAQKCVRAGGKHNDLDNVGYTARHHTFFEMLGNFSFGDYFKERAIELAWNLITKDFGIDAKRLLVTVYHTDDEAFGLWKKIAGLSDDRIIRIPTSDNFWAMGDTGPCGPCSEIFYDHGDHIWGGPPGSKDEDGDRFIEIWNLVFMQYEQITKEERVDLPRPSIDTGMGLERVAALLQGKHDNYDIDLFRALIAASEEATGVKAEGDRRASHRVIADHLRASAFLIADGVLPSNEGRGYVLRRIMRRAMRHAQLLGARDPLMWRLLPALIGQMGRAYPELIRAESLISETLKLEETRFRKTLERGLGLLSDATTDLVEGDQLNGDTAFKLYDTFGFPLDLTQDALRARGIGVDTDAFSAAMQRQKAEARASWSGSGDKATETIWYELKDKLGATEFLGYDTETAEGVVQAIVRDGKALESASKGETVQLVLNQTPFYGESGGQMGDTGVISTDHAKLTVTDVQKRGEGLFVHSCIVDDGTVKLGDTAALTVDHARRSRLRANHSATHLLHEALREVLGTHVAQKGSLVAPERLRFDVSHPKPMSAEELKIVEDMANEIIVQNSPVTTRLMSVDDAIAEGAMALFGEKYGDEVRVVSMGQGIHGAKANRPYSVELCGGTHVGATGEIGLVRIVGESAVGAGVRRLEALTGVSALAYLNEQDERVKTLATTLKVQPAEVLTRVEALVDERRKLERELNEAKKKLALGGGDAGGAADQVQEIGGVKFLGKVVTGVEPKDLKSLADDGKTSLGSGVVTFVGVSEDGKASAVVAVTDDLTARFSAVDLVRIASAALGGKGGGGRADMAQAGGPDGAKAAQAIEAVGAALAG
- a CDS encoding AraC family transcriptional regulator gives rise to the protein MKEASIWAAYEQRLQRVSAYIYDHLDEELDLDRLADIACLSPHHWHRIYRAVHGETLAATVKRLRLHRAAGDLVRTTLSVDVIARRAGYPNLQSFTRIFKSVFGMPPARYRREGSHTVFQSPNGKGFDAMYSVTTKTIAPRALAGVSHTGSYMGIGLAFETLGGTLQARGLYRPEMRMVGLYLDDPDLVPEDKLRSFACVTEGQHVSADAPLVHQHLDGGEYAVLRHKGPYADMHKAYQWLYGEWLPKSGRDVRDSVMFEEYINNPREAAPTELLTDIYLPLK
- a CDS encoding HAD-IIB family hydrolase; the encoded protein is MDGRRLRRVRLFCSDIDGTLAGHRDAEARFSAAWQSLRPDVRPLLVLNSGRLIEDQKAFIATTALPRPDIYIGGVGTMLDNEKEPSHGAAYSSSIGAGFDRSRIAKALAGIPGLAVQPDVYQHAQKSSWYLRDADTVTLAGIEERLASAGIAARLVYSSNRDLDILPDGVDKGAALTWLCRQLGLSHDDVVVAGDTNNDRSMFELPGVRGIVVANALPELKAIAEDRPDIYGAQGLIADGVLEGLVYWGVLEN
- a CDS encoding glycosyltransferase family 4 protein; the encoded protein is MTSSPDKSHLPRIALVSTHGYVAAEPPLGAADTGGQVVYVIELARKLALLGHQVDIYTRRFEDQPEFDEVDDRVRVIRIPCGGDDFIPKEYLYKHLMEWCENAVRFIRKNNFTYTLINSHYWDAGIAGQRLSEALAVTHIHTPHSLGMWKKSQMETDYPDKAAEFDKEFNFSERIKHELIIYRSCSMVIATTPIQVEMLVNDYNLPRDRVHMIPPGYDDNRFFPVSRATREMARQRFGFEGKVVMAMGRLATNKGYDLLIDGFSVLAEREPEARLHLAVGGENMDPQEAGILDELKQRVEALGLNGKVIFSGFVADDDLPDFYRAADIFVLSSRYEPFGMTAIEAMASGTPTIITVHGGLFRAVSYGRHALFADPFDKYDLGITMMKPLKHERLYGRLSRMGAHKARSLFTWTGIAQQLIGVVEGRPMPQAMDDNEWAEPWTDGD
- a CDS encoding STM3941 family protein, which translates into the protein MTQTAIVVHRSKSKMIRLFLGALVFVALGALITKVIYDEQGAGAFRVFIGLFTMLFFGVFAIAGLVKLLDKRPALEFLNEGLLARDISATPIRWEDIEAARLLTYRQRPVIELMLSPLAEQTLPFTKTVRFTRESNRGLGFQGVCLNAAELDIPPDTLIEMIAEWALRAQPAVTARPGQP
- a CDS encoding NADP-dependent isocitrate dehydrogenase codes for the protein MTKIKVANPVVELDGDEMTRIIWQFIKEKLIHPYLDIDLEYYDLGMENRDATNDQVTIDSANAIKKHGVGVKCATITPDEQRVEEFGLKKMWKSPNGTIRNILGGVIFREPIICKNVPRLVPGWTKPIIVGRHAFGDQYRATDFKFPGKGKLSMKFVGEDGTEIEHEVYDAPAAGVAMGMYNLDESITDFARASLNYGLQRGVPVYLSTKNTILKIYDGRFKDIFQQVFDAEFADKFKEAKIWYEHRLIDDMVASALKWSGGYVWACKNYDGDVQSDIVAQGFGSLGLMTSVLMTPDGQTVEAEAAHGTVTRHYRQHQKGEETSTNSIASIFAWTRGLAHRAKLDSNAELARFADTLEKVCVDTVEAGFMTKDLALLIGPDQPWLSTTGFLDKIDENLKKAMAA